The DNA sequence aaataTATGGCAGTTTTCAAAGTATACATTCACAAAGATATGAGTAAActtgaattgattaacatactcctaaccatatccattaaagttctgtTACGCCTTTATGATacatcattttgttgtggtgtaccagGCATTGAGTATTGTGCACAAATGCCACGTTTCCGAAGAAgtttagcaaatggacctgggtgttGCCTAGTTTCATCGTGTCTTCTATAATACTCACCACTTTTATTagatctaataattttcacctttctgtttaattacatttttacttcattcaagtaaattttTAAGGAATTCATTGCCTAAGATTTCTCATGCAATAAGTAGACATAACCGTAATGTGAATAGTCAccaataaaggtgataaaatatctttcctttccgaaagaactaacatcaaaaggtccacaaatattagtatgcacaatttcaagaagctgagtgcttcttgtagctcattttttttgtatgttttgtttgttttcccttgatacaatccacacaaatatttagatccgtaaaatctagatcaggaagaatttcattctttattaatcttttcatcctttctctagaaatgtgacctaaacgtttgtgccacaagaaagcaaatcgttcattcactaaactacgtttagtgtcaacattatgatgcagagttaaaacAGTTTCAACATATAAACCACCTAATTTCAATTcatataaaccatcacaaataacaccagtaccaatgagatgattatgcttaaataaactgaaacatccattaccaaaattaaaagagtatccaaTAACAttaagtttagataatgaaactaaattcctagatacactaggtacataaagagtttctagtaaatctaaacgatgtccagtgtcgagttttaaacaataagtTTCGACTGCTTCCATTGGAGCTTTCACTCTATTCCCCATGAAGATGAACTTCTTATTTGGGCTTTTGGTTTGGATTGTAAAGAATCTCTATataatgttagaaacatgagtcatacatccagaattaatccaCTATGTATTATGGGGAACTTTagttaagtttgatttaaaacatacatgagcattaagctcacctttcttttcgaaccaagacttacACTTTAGGCAATCCTTCTGGAGATGTCCTGGTTTCctacaaaattgacaattattgcCCTTTGATACCTTCTTCTGGATTTGTAAAGAGTCATCATTGATCTTTAATTATCCTTTacctttatcatgcttcttcataaatttctttctagctccttgattcccttggtggcttacataatagactgagtgacttccttgattcttaagccttgtttcttcctgaactaacataatgtgcaattcatgcacattccatttatctttcatggtattatagctcATTTGAAACGGGCCATACTCAGACGGTAATGAGTTCAAAATACACTGAATaagaaagttctcattcacagtCATTCCCAAGGTCTTTAGTCTTATTGCAATGCttttcatctcaatgacatgttcatacataatacgtgaaccatcaaacttcatggtggtcaatgtactcattaatgtcctaGCAACAGACTTATCAGCTGTTTGAGAGCGCTCTCCCACTAATTCCATAAACTTTTTTAGCATTATCGATCTTAGGAAGAGTTATCTAAATATTGTCTAcaacagtcattctcatcaacattaggTTGAGTCTGTTATATTTTACTCAAACTTTATAATGaactttctcttctttgttactagcatcaataatagtaataaactTCTATTCAAACATAGCAAGATCAAGATCCAAAACACCgaggtgaaattggacttgcttATTCCAGTaagagaagttaagcccattaaaattgACACAGATGATACATGAAAATTCAGTGAATTGGTaacatgtattacataataaaatttacataaatgttttgagacataaaatacatgtcatacatatgattcattcagataacaatcaatgtatattgatgttctcctttgggtgatacaccaacacacaacatacaaacatgatgatgctaataaaaattcttaacaatatttggaaattaaatatgcaccaattactagtatctatttccttcaggtatataaataaaattaatgatacaCATAAatcgcctacaattatattcattaattataagaataactaatcaacctttggacgatccataaatgccttataacaatgGATTTCAATTATCCATAAactaataatcatataatttagcatccattattctatgagtaattgcaataatcattaatttggaattaaataaccttataaatttgatcaatttggtgactaacaaattcaacatatatttaattccaaccaaatatatatggCTTAGACATACTTATTTCTATTAATAATTCATagccattttattaatttcattccaggtcataaaataatattcacatttatttatgttttgcaTTCAAACACGTTCAAAGAAatatgcaacatatatatatatatatttacggTTACCAATAATTTTAAAGCATTCACGATAATTTAATTGCAGGGTATAAACTTAAAACTTTTAATCCTTTAATCACGTTTAACAATggtatttggaaaaaaaatgaacatatgAGATTGAGAATAGCAAAATGGGgtatgcaaatagcaatttgaaAAGGAATATAAACGTACATACCGCGACAAAGAGAAGCCCTGCTTTTTGTTCAAggacaagaaaataaaagaaaacagcCTATAGACTTTCTACCCACTTTCTTTCTTTGTGCATACTCGCAAAAGGATTCCGAAAGACAGTtttaatattcataaaatttcatttgtgtcgcagaaaaaaaatcctaaattttataattaggagaaaaaaaatcctaaattttataattaggagaaaaaaaatttggaGAAAATCATCATTAATGGAAAATCATGtaattttataatcttattttgATACCACATGCAAAATTATTAATGAGTTTTCTAGATTATCAATTATAGGAAATCTAACATATCTTGAAACCTAttattccaaaaaataataaataaacagatAATGCGTCCCTTTTTTCATAAACTTCTCTTCGGTATACTTTGattttcttgaaagaggagagaaactTGTTTCATATGGGTATCAATCCAGTTTTATAACCAGTATTCTCATAAGTAGCAGAACTTCTCCTATTTAATCCAGTTAAAATTCTTAacccttaattatttatttattagtctttatttaagtcacatatttctcacatgagacattaattctaatacaataataaataaatcgtcTCATAATAACGATCACAtaacaattatagaataaaCTTTGAAACCAGGTACGAGGTCACTTTTAACACATGTTCAAGTTCATTCCACTTTGGTagacaagaaaatcaagataaagaTTCCCAATTGAGAACAATAAACAAGATGCTCAAGCAAAcaaaaattttgatttcaaaaaatacatAAGCTAATTAATTTCGattgatttttcaaataaaaaatttaatctcataatttaaatattaataattaagaaaaatttcattccctttcaaaaaaaaaaaagaaattttcatttataaaattactaGAAGTTATACCTATATACAAGAATACTCCTAGTAACTTTGCTTATTTGTTGTACGGGGATATTCCAGACTTTAAAGGTAGTACTTCTCTTTGAATGACGTGAATGTGGAGATATCTTACGTCAGTGTCACACCTATTGATTCTTTAGTAATTCAATGAGTCGAATATTACCTCTAAACTATTAGGAgtaacaaagaaataaaattattaggaATACCTTGTGTAAGTACAAAAGTGATATGATTTTATACAATTacacgtgaaaataaaataaattaatgaaattataactaatttatatatatatatatatatatatatatatatatatatatatttataaatttatcatttatttaaataagataaataataaacaataatgtttcttGAGCACAACTTGTGCGTGCTTGagttttattctttaataaatttgatCTCTTGGCTGTTAAAAAAAGTCTTCAGATAAAtgataacatatatattttgatagGAATCCAATAcacatttatattaaatatttcaaataaaatttaaatatatcgtAGACAATGATTATTATATGTTTAGTTTAGATAATTAAACAGACAACATCActtgaaaaataacaaaacaaaaacaaagcaagCATTACATTTACGAGTCCTATGAGATTGTTGCACTGCATGTTTGTCTCGCCTCTCTTCTCTTCTGCATACACACAACATTCCGGTCCTAGTTCGTCACATCACATATATCAATCTGATTATTATGACTTCCATTAGATTTTCTGTACTTTCATTTCGTCGATCGTTAATCCTCCATAGCCAATTGGAATATTGAACCTTCTGCGGCTTTTCGCAATTGCATGCATACAACATAACATAGACAACCACGTAcgacgacaacaacaacaacgtaaAATGGATCAGTCACCATTCACGAGTCAGAGAGGATCTGTGTCATCCAGCATTGGAAACTCTGCAGAACTTGATGCCAATCTCACACTCAGCGATAAGCTCAAGGTTTTCAAAAGCTCCACCTTTGATCCCAATAACTATGTCGCCTCCAAATCACGCAGCATGAACGAGAAGGTCTCTATCTTTCCCTTacattaatttcaagtttttaaTGAGTTCCATTGCAATATTGGATAAATGGGTCTATTTGTTGATGACTGATCTGCAtgcaatgaaagaaaaatgatgagaaatTCTATGCTatccttagaaaaattaaaGGGTTTTGGTTTATGGAGAAAGTTTCTCCTCTTCTTTCTCGTGTGGCATGTCTGAACACATTCAACTATTTGCTCACTGTATCAAAACCCTTAGATTTTTGGAAAATTATCCATGGACACTTAACACTAGATGACACTCAGAGAGAGAGAAGTATAGGTATGATAGGTGATATAATATGATAGAAAAGAGTGATAGAGAAATAATAGTTATTGATGGAATATATGATATGTAtgagtgtgtgtatatatatatatatatcatcactCTTGGGTACCATTGCAACTCTCAAAATGATATCTTGGTGAGTGTAGGATAGACATGATACCCACGAGTCCCTAATGTGCATGTGAGAAGTGTGACTGTGTATATTATACGccaatatgaaaaattaaaagctgAGTTTTTAGTTGTTTGAAAAGTGTTGTGCTTAAAAGTACTTGTTTATGCCAAAAAAAAGGTTGAAGGTTTCATATGTCTACTATGTTAGATGTTAGAAACAATCCGAGTGGCaatctattttttcttcaattgaGAAATCCAtgagttgcaacttgcaagttcTAGCTAATTTAGACTCCTGCAGATTACAAATTTGTGATGCAAAAGTGTTAGACATTCATCCTATTCCTTGTAACAAGGAAAATGCAGGCTGGTTAAGTAATCCCAAAATCTCTAGaattaaacaagttttttatgctttaaaaatgtaataataattgtaatttttatgcCATGTCGTTCTCATGCAATGTATGCCAAGTGCCAAAATGATTCTTTGTAAATGAAGTCAGGGGattatggaaaaataaaattgtactgTTTTTTGTCCATTTGATTGAAGAAATTTTGCTTCCTTCCTATTTCATCAATTTCTGTACACCGTTTACAGGAGATAAGACACTTGTGCGCTTATCTTGTTGATCTGAAGAAGGCTTCAGCAGAAGAAATGCGTAAAAGTGTTCTTGCTAATTATTCAGCCTTCATACGGTGAGTACACACACCCCAAAATTGCTAACTACATATCTTAGCTTTGTTGCTACGATTTCATATTCATATGCATCATATCTGAACTTCTGAAGGGATTTAAGCATTtctatttcatgatttttttattatgatgagAATTGATCCACTGTCTTCCCTTCCAAAAGTTACTACAGATTGCATCATTGTCAACATGTCAAGTGGTTGTAGAAATTTAGAAACAGGTGTTTGTTCCAAAGTTCTGTCCCTATTTAAGTTTTGGTACGGGGATAGGTTTCTTAGGAGTTTGTAACTCTTTACCACTTTTGTAGTACATGAAAACACAATGTCTGATGCCAGCAGGCATCTACCAGAATAAACTCCAAGAAGTTTTCAGGCTTCTTTAATGAGGGAGGGACACATTCTGAAAAtgtttttccctgatttctagTACAGTGAGAAGAGTAAGTAGACGAGAGAAACTAAGAAGCTGAGCTGACTTTCAATTCTGTTACCCAAGCTTTTTTGTTCCGTTAGTAGTAAATTACATGCGGAAGTTAATTGAAGtggaaaaaaagggggaaaaacaGATTCTGTTGCATTAGTTGAGTACAAAATTGTAAGATACTGTTAGGGCACTGAACAAAATTATCAATGTGAAATTTGGTTTTCATTCCTTTGTTAGTTTTCAAAAGGTGATATTTCTAATATTTGAACATAAACATTGTCCTATATCTGCTCATAGTGTTTGCCACTAACAATTCCATGATTTTCTGCTGTGTTTTATTTGGTACAAGGTTTGCAACTTAAGCTTTTAGGTAAGGGTCCAAATCCAATAATGTTTCTTATAACTTTTGCTTCCTTATAAACATTGACCATGTATGACTCATGATGATTCGTGATTTTTATAACTTCCTTATACTGTGGTCTGTGGAATTCAATGATTAAACTTTGGACCACTCAGTCAGCaatatattaacatcaattCAAGGATCcacttaagaaatttaaaattttgaacaagGGGCCAAGAAGGTTTTGTGATTCTACCAAAAACTGACAAATCTATTGTCGCCTGATAATTAGGATATCCACTATCTCTAATCATGAGTATTATTGTCTTCATGACTATCTCTGCAATACTTTTATGCAGTACATCCAAAGAGATTTCAGATCTTGAGGGAGAGCTGGTTTCCATGAGAAATCTTCTAAACACTCAGGCTGCTGTAGTTCATGGTTTAGCAGAAGGATGCATGCTTAGTTCCATGATTAGTGGAAATGAAGATTCAGACATGGATGATTTACTAGATGAAAAAACAGATATATCCAATACAGAAAAATGGCTAATAGGATATTTAGAAACCCTTGAAGTTCTATTAGCAGAGAAAAGAGTGGATGAAGCTATGATTGCTTTGGACGAAGGAGAAAAAATGGCAAAAGAAATTAGTGAAGGGAAAACTTTAAGTTCAAGTTTATTCCAGGCATTGCAAGATGCCATTACTGAACACAGACAAAAACTGGCTGATCAGCTAGCAGACACTATCTGCCAGCCATCAACTCGCAGTGCAGAGATTCGATCAACAGCATTGGCATTGAAAAATCTAGGGGATGGTCCTCGTGCTCATACATTACTACTAAATTCTCACCAAGAAACATTGCAGCGTAACATGAAAAACCTTCAATCCAGCAATTCTGGTGGAGTTGGGGCATTTACTGCTACCCTTTCACAACTCGTCTTTTCAACCATTTCACAAGCAGCATCAGATTCTTTGTCAGTGTTTGCCGAAGAAGAACCTGCGTATACATCTGAGCTAGTAACTTGGGCCGTTAAACAGGTTGAGAAATTTGCTGTTCTCCTTAAGAAATGCATTCTTGCCTCTACAGCTGCTGCAGGAGGTTTGAGAGTTGCATCTGAATGTGTTCATGTTTGCATGAGTCACTGTTATCAGCTAGAGGCTAGTGGGCTGGCTCTTTCCCCAatcttaacaaaatattttaggcCCTTTGTCAAGCAAGCACTGAGCACAAATTTGAAAAGAATTGAACAAAGTAGTTCAGCACTAGCTGCCGCAGATGATTGGTTTCTTGCTTATACACCAACCAGCAGCAGGCATTCTGGGCtacctccatcttcttctcacAGTAACCTAAGTTTCCAACCAAAGCTTTCAAGCAGTGCTCACAAGTTCAACTCCATGGTTCAAGTAATTACTTACTTTTTTGgttctcaaatttattttttgttgtcgCAATTGTAAGgtcttttaacataatttttcaattgtttccgtttgaaaaaaatttctcaaaaatcCATCGCTCAGTATCCTATAGTAGTTTGATAGCATTGATGTTACTAGAAATTGAGATAGCAAAATGAGAGAGTATAATATTGGAAAAATTCATCAAGAAGCTTCTTTCTTTCACTCCTTGCCTTTATATATCTTTGCTCAAGATGCTTAATAAAGTTTTCTGTTATCTGAATAGGAGCTATTTGAAGATGTAGGACCTCTTGAAATACTACAATTGGACATTCTTGCAGTTGAAGGCCTTATACAAGTGTTCAACTTTTATGTCAATTTGCTAATAAACGCATTGCCAGGTTCAGTGGTAAATGAGAATCTGGAAGGGCACAAAATTGTTAAGATTGCAGAGGCCGAAGAACAGCAGATAGCATTGCTGGCTAATGCAATGTTGCTGGCAGATGAGCTGCTCCCGCGTGCTGTCATCAAGCTTTCAAATAGCACCATAGGTGATGACTCTCAGAGGAGAGGATCAGACAAACAGCGTGAACTGAAGAAAAGGCTCCAACGGGAAGTCGATCGCTTGCGGGACAGCTTTTGCCGGCAACATGCTCTTGAACTTATCTTCacagaagaaggagaagctCGTCTAAATGCATTAATATATTTGGGAATGGATGGTAATGTAGAACAACCTGAATGGTTTCCTTCTCCTATTTTTCAGGTAAAATGTGTAACAGAAAAGGATGCTTCCTTTGATGCTAAGTTGTTTATTGTTATGCCTTTGAATCATTATAACACGCTTTCTCTTTAGTACTCAGATACAAGCATCAATAGAAACATAGTAGTAGTatctttgtttaattataagGTTTATCATTTCCTTCATATATTGTTCAGGAGATTTTTGCAAAGCTTACCCAAGTGGCAAGCATTGCAGCAGATCTGTTTGTGGGAAGGGAAAGATTTGCCACTGTTTTATTGATGAGACTCGCAGAAACAGTGATTCTGTGGCTTTCTGATGACCAAACCTTCTGGGAAGAGGTTGAGACAGGATCAACGCCTTTAGGTCCCATTGGCCTTCAACAGGTAGTCACTTGAAATGAGTTTATAGAGTTATTTGTTGAGAGCGGCTCAAACTTATTGTAAATTAATCTGTGCTCTATAAAAAGCTGCTACAATAATGTCTGctataaacatttaaaaagttGCTTTTGATACCTGTTTTTAGAAGGTAGTTTATGAAGGATATactgaagacatttttttaatgcttaGGACTTAAGATCACTTACCAAAAATAATATCCGACTCACCGTTAGGTCATTTGTGCAGCTTTATTTAGATATGCAATTTGTGATGATATTTTCATCCCAAGGCCGTTACTTATCTCGTCATTTGCATCAAGCtattaaaaacattattgaaaGGGCTATTAATGCTGTTGCCGCTACAGGTCTAGATCCCAACAGGTACATCTATTTAGCTTAATACTATGTTTGAATATCTAATGCTAAGTAGAATGAAATAGAATAAAGTGGAGTAGAATGCAATGAAGTTATCGTTCTCTTGTTTGAAGTGCAATGGGAAAAAGAAAGTTGTTCCATTCCATATCTCCCAAATTTGtgggaaagagaagaaaaagagagatattGGATGGAATAAGATGGGAATTCATCATATCCTATCCCAATCCTATTCAAACAATCCAAATAAAGGAATCTGGTATCAATACATTCTGTGTTGCTTCATTCCATCACCTTCCATTCCAAACATGGGTGCATATATATACTCATATTGAATATCAATGGAAAGAAACTagagagaaaaaagtaaaaatatgtcTTGACCAACACCATATAAGTACATTTATGATGTAATTAACCATCTTTGTTGTATACTGCTGCTTCATACTAATTAAGAACCTGTGAATGGCAGTGTCTTGCCCGAGGATGAATGGTTTGTTGAAGTTTGCGAAATAGCTATTAAGATGTTAACTGGGAGAGCAGTCTTTGACAATGTAGAGGGTGATGTTGCTAGCCCCACTTCATCTGTCCAAACATAATCAATGTTATTAGTCCATTCTCATGGAAAAATTACAGTTCATCCACTTGTAAATCTTGGCACATTATAGAGAGCAGAAGCGAAATAAGACATTGAAGTGAAACAACTTCATGTTTATCATCTAGGCCACTACATGATCACGTTACTATGATAAATGGAGCATGTTATTGCGGTGCTTTTCAGTGTTCAAGGAATGTGTTTCACTTCAAACTTTTGTGGATGAATTGCATTAAATCTGTGTGCATTCCCATGCTACAAGTGTCTACATTGCAGTCATGCTAAAGGATGCAGAAGATCAAGATCTAATGTTAAGTCTGGCCATACCATCTTGTGAACTTTGGTTGATAAATCACGAGAATTTCTAGAACCCAAAAACTGCTACCAGGGCCTTCAGGTTTTGGATTCATTGTAGGCTTGTAGCTACTTGTATATTACTCTTTTCAGTATAACCATAGCCAATTGATTAGTTTTAGAGATTCCAGGCATTACTTTtctcttaataaaaaatttgacctATTGATTAGTTTTAGAGGATGAATGGTTCGTTGAAGTTTGTGAAATAGCTATAAACTAAGATTCCTCGTGCCTATGTGAGAGTGTATTTTGACCCGATCAAACTTCAGCAGTGAATCTTTTGAGAAGTTTGCCTGTTCTTTTTATAAGAAGACTCCTTCTAcgttaaattcattttaaaaaacaaaaaatactctcaattacttaacatattttagtcaataaacaataaatcaattttttgaacTCTTTTCATAAGTataggagaaaatcacaagCGACAACTATTTCTGTAATATCCTTTACTTGTTTGTATGaaatggaaaatattattagtTAAGTAAAGATATTTTAAGTAGGTAAAGATACTTCTTAGATTTCATCTTGAAACCAATTGACATTAAGTAAAGTTGTCCAAGCGAAAGTGAAGACGAGGTCCCAAGGTCTAAGTAAAGTTGCCCAAGCGGAAGTGAAGGCGAGGTCCCAGGTCAgagcctgctctgataccatgttagatttcatcttaaaatcaaTTGGCATTAAGTAAAGTTGTCCAACAAGTATACAAGCTGCACTCCAAGGATTGAGGCCgtcgatgtgggacttgggtaTTTTCCCAATAGATAATGCGAAATTGTATTGAGAAATTTTTGGGCTTGCCAATCAAATCTAAATTAATTTACGTGGCACACGAATTAagggatatttttttaacagaaaattattttaaaatattaaaaaattgaaaaaactcacccttctttcttaaaaaaaaagacctaacctttaaaaaaaaactcaacctgatttgaaaatttatttaaaaacctTTTTGTGGTAAAATGTTTCGAGTAAGCTAAAAAGCTTACATTTAAATAGGTTAATAggctatgtatatatatatatatatataaaaaaagagatattcacccaaaaaaaattaggttaatAGACTTGAACGATAAGCTTATCCAAAagcaatttatttaaaaaactttttttagtagGGTCGTTGTTGACTTGttgctttctttgtttcttggtctcttgttctgTGAATCTTTTGGGTTATCCAGTATTTATATTAGTtttgatataaataatataacccTTGGGATTTTGATGGTTCAGGTAGT is a window from the Glycine max cultivar Williams 82 chromosome 2, Glycine_max_v4.0, whole genome shotgun sequence genome containing:
- the LOC100818886 gene encoding exocyst complex component EXO84A, with protein sequence MDQSPFTSQRGSVSSSIGNSAELDANLTLSDKLKVFKSSTFDPNNYVASKSRSMNEKEIRHLCAYLVDLKKASAEEMRKSVLANYSAFIRTSKEISDLEGELVSMRNLLNTQAAVVHGLAEGCMLSSMISGNEDSDMDDLLDEKTDISNTEKWLIGYLETLEVLLAEKRVDEAMIALDEGEKMAKEISEGKTLSSSLFQALQDAITEHRQKLADQLADTICQPSTRSAEIRSTALALKNLGDGPRAHTLLLNSHQETLQRNMKNLQSSNSGGVGAFTATLSQLVFSTISQAASDSLSVFAEEEPAYTSELVTWAVKQVEKFAVLLKKCILASTAAAGGLRVASECVHVCMSHCYQLEASGLALSPILTKYFRPFVKQALSTNLKRIEQSSSALAAADDWFLAYTPTSSRHSGLPPSSSHSNLSFQPKLSSSAHKFNSMVQELFEDVGPLEILQLDILAVEGLIQVFNFYVNLLINALPGSVVNENLEGHKIVKIAEAEEQQIALLANAMLLADELLPRAVIKLSNSTIGDDSQRRGSDKQRELKKRLQREVDRLRDSFCRQHALELIFTEEGEARLNALIYLGMDGNVEQPEWFPSPIFQEIFAKLTQVASIAADLFVGRERFATVLLMRLAETVILWLSDDQTFWEEVETGSTPLGPIGLQQLYLDMQFVMIFSSQGRYLSRHLHQAIKNIIERAINAVAATGLDPNSVLPEDEWFVEVCEIAIKMLTGRAVFDNVEGDVASPTSSVQT